In a single window of the Flavobacterium ammoniigenes genome:
- the trxA gene encoding thioredoxin — MGNFNQIIQSDQTVLVDFFATWCGPCQMLAPILKDVKTNLGERISIIKIDVDKNQAVAAQYQVRGVPTMILFQNGKQLWRQSGVISKEEIIKIIVEKSNP, encoded by the coding sequence ATGGGAAACTTTAATCAAATCATACAATCAGACCAAACCGTTTTAGTAGACTTTTTTGCTACATGGTGTGGACCTTGCCAAATGTTAGCGCCCATTTTAAAAGACGTAAAAACCAATCTAGGCGAACGCATTTCCATTATTAAAATTGATGTGGATAAAAATCAAGCTGTTGCAGCTCAATATCAAGTGCGTGGCGTGCCTACGATGATTCTATTCCAAAACGGTAAACAACTATGGAGACAATCAGGAGTGATTTCAAAAGAGGAAATTATCAAAATCATTGTAGAAAAAAGTAATCCTTGA
- a CDS encoding methyltransferase domain-containing protein, which translates to MEDLKCCVTSCEKPLDQDYWDAQYKAKATGWDLGTVSPPIQEFVDSIQDKNSAILIPGGGNSYEAEYLLQQGFTNITVIDIAPTLIAVLKQKFDNHPNINIILGDFFEHQGQYDWIIEQTFFCALPLTMRPNYVWKMHQLLAPKGKIAGLLFNREFEEGPPFGGNKAEYTNLFSGAFTINKMEVCTNSVAPRANSELFIELEKNTAAEVHLYTFEGITCIGCKATVSEKLAEIDRVMNVNMNTNFTEVIIASEKEVALQKLQETVSYDEKYKIIKAN; encoded by the coding sequence ATACAAAGCTAAAGCAACGGGATGGGATTTGGGAACTGTTTCCCCTCCTATCCAAGAATTCGTTGATAGCATTCAAGATAAAAATAGTGCTATTTTGATTCCAGGTGGCGGAAATTCGTATGAAGCAGAATACCTGTTGCAACAAGGATTTACCAATATTACCGTGATTGATATTGCGCCTACCTTGATTGCTGTTTTGAAACAAAAATTTGACAATCATCCCAATATCAACATCATTTTAGGAGACTTTTTTGAACACCAAGGACAATATGATTGGATCATTGAACAAACTTTTTTCTGTGCGCTTCCGCTAACGATGCGTCCCAATTACGTTTGGAAAATGCACCAGCTATTAGCTCCTAAAGGGAAAATAGCAGGATTACTTTTCAATCGAGAATTTGAAGAAGGTCCTCCTTTTGGTGGTAACAAAGCCGAGTATACTAATTTATTCTCAGGAGCGTTCACTATCAACAAAATGGAAGTCTGTACCAATTCGGTTGCACCAAGAGCCAATTCCGAATTGTTCATTGAATTAGAAAAAAACACTGCAGCCGAAGTTCATTTATACACCTTTGAAGGCATAACCTGTATTGGTTGTAAAGCGACTGTTTCTGAAAAATTAGCCGAAATAGACAGGGTAATGAATGTCAATATGAATACTAATTTCACAGAGGTAATTATCGCTAGCGAAAAAGAAGTCGCTCTGCAAAAATTACAAGAGACCGTTTCTTATGACGAAAAATACAAAATCATAAAAGCCAATTAG
- a CDS encoding serine aminopeptidase domain-containing protein, which produces MKIYSKSHFKNEKTDRNYFENWVSQLEKNNGRKYERYEIETSIGKTIVWGLYTNEEYSDTLVIFPGARTTSLIWDFDRGLDHLNHKMRIFMVETNGLPNLSDGDTPDIRSLDYGIWATEVFDRLNIDNAFIAGASFGGLICMKFGIVSPERIKAAFLLNPGCLQPFSLTLKNLYYNLLPILKPTSQNVLKFLEKAIFSKPNHKLSEFSEKMLVDYEVFAISRFKDKTQKPYYMNSELEKVKIETFLLVGDKDLLFPYQKSVNNAKRQIKTLKEVKIYKKVGHGIETYDKAMNYIGEIINNYDQ; this is translated from the coding sequence ATGAAGATATACAGTAAGTCACACTTCAAAAACGAAAAAACAGACCGAAACTATTTTGAAAATTGGGTATCACAATTAGAAAAAAATAACGGTAGGAAATATGAGCGATATGAAATCGAAACTTCAATTGGCAAAACAATTGTTTGGGGTTTATATACAAACGAAGAATATTCAGACACATTAGTCATTTTCCCAGGAGCTAGAACTACTTCATTGATTTGGGACTTTGATAGAGGTCTTGACCACTTAAATCATAAAATGAGAATTTTTATGGTCGAAACTAATGGACTTCCCAATTTAAGTGATGGTGATACTCCGGACATTAGATCATTAGATTACGGTATTTGGGCAACGGAAGTTTTTGACAGATTAAATATAGATAATGCTTTTATTGCTGGAGCTTCATTTGGTGGATTAATTTGTATGAAATTTGGAATAGTAAGTCCAGAAAGAATAAAGGCAGCATTTTTACTAAACCCTGGTTGCTTACAACCTTTTTCTTTGACCTTAAAAAATCTCTATTATAATCTTCTACCCATCCTAAAACCAACTTCCCAAAATGTATTAAAATTTCTTGAAAAAGCTATTTTTTCAAAACCTAATCATAAGCTATCTGAGTTTTCAGAAAAAATGCTTGTAGACTATGAAGTATTCGCAATAAGTCGTTTCAAGGATAAGACTCAAAAACCTTATTACATGAATAGTGAACTAGAAAAAGTTAAAATAGAAACATTTTTACTTGTTGGAGATAAAGACCTTTTATTTCCATATCAAAAATCTGTTAATAATGCCAAAAGACAGATAAAGACATTGAAAGAAGTAAAGATTTACAAAAAGGTTGGACATGGGATTGAGACCTACGACAAGGCGATGAACTATATTGGTGAAATAATTAATAACTATGATCAATAG
- the clpB gene encoding ATP-dependent chaperone ClpB yields MNINKFTTKSQEAIQLSQQIAQGLGQQQIENEHLFKALLEVDENVTPFLLKKLNVNVSLFKQILESTIQSFPKVSGGDIMLSRTANSTLNEAEILAGKMNDEFVSVEHLVLAIFGSKSKIAQSLKDQGVTEKGLKAAIDEMRKGERVTSASAEETYNALNKYAKNLNDLARSGKLDPVIGRDEEIRRVLQILTRRTKNNPMLVGEPGVGKTAIAEGLAHRIVDGDVPDNLKDKIVFSLDMGALIAGAKYKGEFEERLKSVVKEVTAAEGDIVLFIDEIHTLVGAGGGEGAMDAANILKPALARGELRAIGATTLDEYQKYFEKDKALERRFQKVIVEEPDTESAISILRGIKEKYETHHKVQIKDEAIIAAVELSQRYITNRFLPDKAIDLMDEAASKLRMEINSKPEELDVLDRKIMQLEIEIEAIKREKDESKLKVLGMDLANLKEDRNEIYAKWKSEKDVVDNIQAVKTEIEDFKYEAERAERDGDYGKVAEIRYGKIKEAQERLDVLVKQLQENQSGTSLIKEVVTREDIAEVVAKWTGIPVMKMLQGEREKLLHLEAELHKRVVGQEEAIEAVSDAVRRSRAGLQDMKKPVGTFLFLGTTGVGKTELAKALAEYLFDDENAMTRIDMSEYQERHSVSRLVGAPPGYVGYDEGGQLTEAVRRKPYSVILLDEIEKAHPDTFNILLQVLDEGRLTDNKGRLADFKNTIIIMTSNMGSQIIQDTFDNLKGSVEGATESAKVEVLGLLKQTVRPEFINRIDEIVMFTPLTPANIAQIVGLQLKSVTKMLAQQGITMDATPEAIDYLSQKGYDPQFGARPVKRVIQREVLNQLSKEILAGAIKTESIILLDAFDGQLVFRNQAELVS; encoded by the coding sequence ATGAACATCAATAAATTTACTACCAAATCGCAAGAGGCCATCCAACTTTCGCAACAAATTGCGCAAGGATTAGGGCAACAACAAATCGAAAATGAACACCTATTCAAAGCACTTTTAGAAGTCGATGAAAATGTGACTCCTTTTTTATTAAAAAAATTGAATGTGAATGTGTCGCTTTTCAAACAAATCTTGGAAAGTACCATTCAAAGTTTCCCAAAAGTGTCGGGTGGCGATATTATGTTATCAAGAACAGCTAACTCCACTTTGAACGAAGCCGAAATTTTAGCCGGAAAAATGAACGACGAATTCGTTTCGGTAGAACATTTGGTACTCGCTATTTTTGGTTCCAAAAGTAAAATCGCTCAAAGCTTAAAAGACCAAGGCGTAACCGAAAAAGGACTAAAAGCCGCCATTGACGAAATGAGAAAGGGCGAAAGAGTAACCTCTGCCTCTGCCGAGGAAACCTACAATGCTTTAAATAAATACGCCAAAAACCTGAACGATTTGGCTCGAAGTGGCAAGCTCGATCCTGTTATTGGTCGTGATGAAGAAATTCGTCGTGTGCTTCAAATTTTAACCCGTAGAACCAAAAACAATCCAATGCTAGTGGGCGAACCAGGCGTGGGTAAAACTGCCATTGCCGAAGGTTTAGCGCACCGAATTGTAGATGGCGATGTACCGGATAACTTGAAAGACAAAATCGTCTTCTCTCTCGATATGGGCGCCTTGATTGCGGGTGCTAAATACAAAGGCGAATTTGAAGAACGTTTGAAATCAGTGGTGAAAGAAGTGACTGCTGCCGAAGGGGATATTGTCCTTTTCATTGACGAAATTCACACTTTAGTGGGAGCTGGCGGTGGCGAAGGGGCTATGGATGCAGCAAATATTTTGAAACCCGCTTTGGCACGTGGCGAATTGCGCGCGATTGGGGCAACGACTTTGGACGAATACCAAAAATATTTTGAAAAAGATAAAGCGTTAGAAAGACGTTTCCAAAAAGTAATTGTAGAAGAACCAGATACCGAAAGTGCGATTTCGATCTTACGTGGAATCAAAGAAAAATACGAAACGCACCATAAAGTGCAAATCAAAGATGAGGCAATCATTGCAGCGGTCGAATTATCGCAACGCTATATTACCAACCGTTTTTTACCAGACAAAGCGATTGATTTAATGGACGAAGCGGCTTCTAAATTGCGTATGGAAATCAATTCAAAACCCGAAGAATTAGATGTTTTGGATCGAAAAATCATGCAATTAGAAATCGAAATTGAAGCTATCAAACGCGAAAAAGACGAAAGTAAGCTGAAAGTTTTGGGCATGGATTTGGCCAATTTAAAAGAAGACCGCAACGAGATTTATGCCAAATGGAAATCTGAAAAAGATGTGGTAGACAATATTCAAGCGGTAAAAACCGAAATTGAAGATTTCAAATACGAAGCCGAACGTGCCGAACGTGATGGCGACTACGGAAAAGTAGCCGAAATTCGTTACGGAAAAATCAAAGAGGCCCAAGAACGCTTGGATGTATTGGTGAAACAATTGCAAGAAAATCAATCGGGAACTTCCTTAATAAAAGAAGTCGTTACCCGCGAAGATATTGCCGAAGTCGTAGCCAAATGGACTGGAATTCCGGTGATGAAAATGCTGCAAGGCGAAAGAGAAAAACTCTTGCATTTGGAAGCCGAATTACATAAACGTGTGGTGGGTCAAGAAGAAGCCATTGAAGCGGTAAGTGATGCGGTGCGAAGAAGTCGCGCTGGTTTACAAGACATGAAAAAACCTGTGGGTACTTTTCTTTTCTTGGGAACAACGGGGGTGGGAAAAACCGAATTGGCAAAAGCACTTGCGGAATATTTATTTGACGATGAAAATGCCATGACCCGAATTGACATGAGCGAATACCAAGAACGCCACTCGGTAAGTCGTTTGGTAGGAGCGCCTCCAGGATATGTAGGCTATGACGAAGGCGGACAGTTAACCGAAGCTGTGCGCAGAAAACCCTACTCTGTGATCTTGTTGGACGAAATTGAAAAAGCGCATCCAGATACGTTTAACATCTTGTTACAAGTCTTGGACGAAGGACGTTTGACCGATAACAAAGGACGTCTCGCCGACTTCAAAAACACGATTATCATCATGACGTCGAATATGGGTAGCCAAATCATTCAAGACACTTTTGACAACTTGAAAGGAAGTGTCGAAGGAGCTACAGAATCTGCTAAAGTGGAAGTCTTGGGTTTATTGAAACAAACGGTGCGACCTGAATTCATCAATCGTATTGACGAAATTGTAATGTTTACGCCTTTGACTCCAGCTAATATTGCACAAATCGTAGGCTTACAATTGAAATCGGTAACCAAAATGTTAGCGCAACAAGGTATTACCATGGATGCGACTCCAGAAGCGATTGACTATTTGTCGCAAAAAGGCTATGATCCACAATTCGGAGCTAGACCCGTGAAGCGTGTGATTCAAAGAGAAGTATTGAACCAATTGTCTAAAGAAATTTTGGCAGGAGCCATCAAAACTGAAAGTATTATTCTTTTGGATGCTTTTGATGGACAATTGGTCTTTAGAAATCAAGCCGAATTGGTTTCTTAA
- the ytxJ gene encoding bacillithiol system redox-active protein YtxJ, translated as MTLFKSIFGDSENNNSNASKINWIELTDLGQLNEIMDLSYEQPVVIFKHSTRCSISRMALKQFENEFDLEGSVTPYFLDLLNHRDISNEIATRFEVYHQSPQLLLIKEGKSIYDASHSDIDAVELKRRV; from the coding sequence ATGACTTTATTCAAATCTATTTTTGGAGATTCAGAAAATAATAATAGCAATGCATCCAAAATCAACTGGATCGAATTGACTGATTTAGGTCAGTTGAACGAAATAATGGATCTTTCTTATGAACAACCGGTTGTGATTTTTAAACATAGCACGCGTTGTAGTATAAGTCGCATGGCGTTGAAACAATTTGAGAATGAATTTGATTTGGAAGGCAGTGTCACTCCGTATTTTTTAGACTTACTAAATCACAGAGATATCTCGAATGAGATTGCGACTCGTTTTGAGGTGTACCATCAATCACCGCAATTGCTTTTGATTAAAGAAGGAAAATCAATCTATGATGCTTCGCATAGCGATATTGATGCTGTGGAGTTGAAGCGGAGAGTGTAG